One segment of Cardiocondyla obscurior isolate alpha-2009 linkage group LG15, Cobs3.1, whole genome shotgun sequence DNA contains the following:
- the LOC139108487 gene encoding very long chain fatty acid elongase AAEL008004: protein MTSAVTSLVHSYRDLMDNQSDSRVNDWAMMSSPIPTLAICLSYAYFSKVLGPKLMENRKPFDLRRVLITYNLLQALFSTWIFYEYLMSGWARGYSFRCQPVDYSSSSMGLRMARTCWWYYFSKFTEFFDTLFFILRKKNQHVSTLHVIHHGVMPFSVWMGVKFAPGGHSTFFALLNTFVHIVMYSYYMVAAMGPQFQKYIWWKKYLTTMQMIQFVMIMCHQFQLLFTECNYPRGFMIWIGLHGVLFLGLFSDFYKTKYTDDSKKNSAKKIQNGTSGGACMPVLDDNDSSTHNGVSSYTTIYNKEYNSCYSNGTNNGYVANNNITEKKLA from the exons ATGACGAGCGCAGTGACAAGCTTAGTGCATAGTTATAGGGACCTTATGGACAATCAGTCCG ATTCCAGGGTAAACGATTGGGCAATGATGAGCAGCCCGATCCCAACTCTGGCGATATGCCTGTCATACGCTTACTTTAGCAAGGTTCTGGGACCGAAGCTGATGGAAAACAGGAAGCCCTTCGACCTTCGCCGAGTTCTCATAACGTATAATTTGCTACAGGCCCTCTTCTCCACGTGGATATTCTACGAG TATCTCATGAGTGGTTGGGCGCGAGGTTATAGTTTTCGATGCCAACCGGTGGATTATTCGTCTAGCTCGATGGGCCTCAGAATGGCAAGAACCTGCTGGTGGTACTACTTTAGCAAATTTACCGAGTTCTTCGATACG CTATTCTTTATTCTAAGAAAGAAGAACCAACACGTCTCAACTCTTCACGTAATTCATCACGGGGTAATGCCTTTTTCTGTATGGATGGGAGTGAAATTTGCACCGGGCGGTCATAGCACATTTTTTGCTCTCTTAAATACTTTCGTGCACATCGTGATGTACTCCTATTATATGGTAGCTGCGATGGGACCGCAGTTCCAGAAGTATATTTGGTGGAAAAAGTATCTTACTACTATGCAAATG ATACAATTCGTGATGATCATGTGCCATCAGTTCCAATTACTCTTTACCGAGTGTAACTATCCGCGCGGCTTCATGATCTGGATCGGCTTGCACGGTGTCCTATTCCTCGGTTTGTTCTCGGACTTCTACAAGACGAAGTACACAGACGACTCGAAGAAAAACTCCGCGAAGAAGATACAAAATGGTACATCCGGTGGAGCTTGCATGCCGGTTTTAGATGATAATGATAGCTCGACGCACAACGGTGTTTCCTCGTACACCACGATCTATAACAAAGAGTACAACAGTTGTTACAGCAACGGTACGAACAACGGTTACGTCGCTAACAATAACATTACGGAGAAAAAACTCGCTTAG
- the LOC139108499 gene encoding cell division cycle and apoptosis regulator protein 1 isoform X1: protein MSNLSPFGGGKNPPWVRNAGQGIQNIQQQMLGQAMGSIGGQPMVQYQQQTQQVYQQSLGLQQPNITMASMATLGSNLPSGIAGQLYPQVATVSYPTPRALNTNAFQPSVAGVPQQVQQNVSSSSTKQRVFTGTVTKVHDNFGFVDEDVFFQTSACVKGSNPVVGDRVLVEASYNPSMPFKWNATRIQVLPMGNNSNNANTQQTNQPNRQQQQQQQQQPTRTSGTYNAVPPPAENPNNSRFTTNTTNSNTASNRNKVSRVRERSPRERRNDDEEIERKRRREERIREREKKEDRSPSRTRRSKSPRPRRRTRVVPRYMVQIPKIALDLPEADVLEIRRRYQNMYIPSDFFSTNFRWVDAFPPHMPFTLNKPCSFHVMHKDVDSYNENTAVLEPSDADYLFSAKVMLISMPAMEEIYKRCCGVSEDRDPDRDYVHPTRLINFLVGLRGKNETMAIGGPWSPSLDGPNPEKDPSVLIRTAVRTCKALTGIDLSSCTQWYRFLELYYRRAETTHKSGRVVPSRVETVILFLPDVWSCVPTRLEWDGLQLNYKKQLERKLLRAASNPDDSDAANETDEAAAADQKDDSMPEKKDPTHYSELDPKSMNVNELRQELAARNLSSKGLKSQLLARLLKAVKSEQAKEEGRQDEADENEEDVSPTSKEEDDKKFRDSKDHDEDKRKLYERERTVLEKRYTLPDSSHIIVHPSRMAKSGKFDCTVMSLSVLLDYRPEDTKEHSFEVSLFAELFNEMLMRDFGFRIYRSLSSLPEKTKEKDEDKKKDKKDDKRDDKKDDKRKEDEKKSSKKDEKRDDKKREETKDKKDDKDAKCKVDDKDREKDKNDDEEDDEDDESDDDDSVKDGRRDRDKDGKKRKTKLYTHDPYLLLSFVYFDQTHCGYIFDKDIEELIYTLGLNLSRAQVRKLVQKVVTRDSLHYRKLTDKSKEDDLKDEKKDDKEDKSESAKSENEEDILRSLALGNKKLLPVFVGSGPPSKRARREDSILEKNDEETIPEGIVMYKGSLLDVEKLVSQLKRSEKARLDTEDRMMELQHELTVVNDKSTKQTNSIKSLSEDLKMYKDKLRNSEEKLKKVSTDCHTYLTAVKNVYHIAAKMVQNDTRKVEIVEIQDEKVSGEINGSEMESKFKTDTRWGDNKVQVKKEPVDIDKDKKSDNKTSVKRETETEKEKK from the exons ATGAGCAACCTGTCGCCGTTCGGTGGCGGCAAGAACCCACCCTGGGTACGCAATGCAG GACAAGGTATACAAAATATCCAACAGCAAATGTTGGGTCAGGCTATGGGCAGTATCGGAGGACAGCCTATGGTGCAATATCAGCAGCAAACTCAACAAGTTTATCAACAAAGCCTGGGATTGCAGCAA CCTAATATCACAATGGCATCAATGGCAACTCTTGGTTCGAATCTACCGTCGGGTATAGCAGGACAATTGTACCCACAAGTTGCTACAGTTTCTTATCCAACACCACGTGCATTGAACACAAACGCTTTCCAGCCTTCTGTAGCAGGTGTTCCACAGCAGGTTCAACAAAACGTATCTTCGTCATCAACAAAACAGAGAGTTTTCACGGGTACCGTTACCAAAGTGCATGATAACTTTGGTTTTGTAGATGAAGATGTATTTTTTCAAACTag TGCATGCGTGAAGGGATCTAATCCCGTAGTAGGAGATCGCGTGCTTGTAGAAGCGTCATACAATCCTTCAATGCCGTTTAAGTGGAATGCTACTAGAATACAAGTACTGCCGATGGGTAATAATAGTAACAATGCAAACACTCAGCAAACTAATCAGCCAAATCGTcaacaacaacagcagcaacagcaacaacCAACTAGGACATCTGGCACTTACAATGCTGTTCCTCCTCCCGCAGAAAATCCTAATAACAG TAGATTCACAACAAATACGACAAATTCCAACACGGCTAGCAACCGTAACAAAGTCAGTAGAGTAAGAGAAAGATCTCCTCGTGAACGGAGGAATGACGACgaggaaatagaaagaaagagacgccGCGAGGAAAGAATAAGAGAACGTGAGAAAAAAGAGGATCGAAGCCCGTCGAGAACTAGAAGAAGCAAGTCACCAAGACCTCGCCGACGTACGCGTGTTGTACCGCGTTATATGGTGCAAATACCAAAAATTGCGCTCGATCT gccTGAAGCAGATGTTCTTGAGATAAGAAGACGCTATCAAAATATGTACATTCCTAGCGACTTCTTTTCCACTAATTTCAGATGGGTTGATGCCTTTCCACCTCACATGCCATTTACTCTTAATAAGCCATGTTCTTTCCACGTTATGCATAAAGATGTTGATTCATATAATGAAAATACAGCAGTACTAGAACCATCGGATGCCGATTATCTATTCTCTGCGAag gTTATGCTCATATCCATGCCTGCCATGGAAGAGATATACAAAAGATGTTGTGGCGTTTCCGAGGACAGGGATCCCGATCGTGATTACGTTCACCCTACACGCCTTATAAATTTCTTAGTAGGCTTACGGGGCAAAAACGAGACAATGGCTATAGGTGGACCATGGAGTCCCTCTTTAGACGGTCCTAATCCTGAAAAAGATCCGTCAGTGTTAATCAGGACGGCCGTGAGGACTTGTAAAGCGCTTACTGGCATAGATTTGTCCAGTTGCACTCAGTG GTACCGCTTCCTGGAGCTCTACTACAGACGCGCAGAAACGACCCACAAGTCCGGGCGAGTGGTACCCTCTCGCGTTGAAACCGTCATACTATTTCTCCCAGATGTTTGGAGCTGTGTACCTACCAGATTGGAATGGGACGGGCTGCAACTCAACTATAAGAAACAACTGGAGCGAAAGTTGCTGCGTGCTGCCTCTAATCCTGACGATTCGGATGCTGCCAATGAGACTGATGAGGCTGCCGCCGCTGATCAAAAG gaTGATTCGATGCCCGAGAAAAAGGATCCTACACATTACTCTGAACTTGATCCAAAATCAATGAAT GTGAATGAGTTACGTCAAGAACTAGCAGCTCGTAATTTAAGCTCAAAAGGCTTGAAATCACAATTGTTAGCTAGACTTTTAAAGGCTGTAAAGTCGGAGCAAGCCAAAGAGGAAGGTCGGCAAGATGAGGCGGAtgaaaacgaagaagacgttTCGCCAACGTCAAAAGAAGAAGACGATAAAAAGTTCAGAGATAGTAAAGat CACGATGAAgacaaaagaaaactttatgAACGCGAACGTACTGTCCTCGAGAAAAGGTATACTTTGCCTGATTCGTCGCACATTATTGTTCATCCATCTAGAATGGCCAAGAGTGGAAAATTTGATTGTACAGTTATGTCGTTGAGCGTATTATTAGATTACAGACCAGAAGATACCaag gAACATTCTTTTGAAGTATCCCTCTTTGCGGAATTGTTCAACGAAATGTTAATGAGAGATTTCGGTTTTCGCATTTATCGTTCGTTATCAAGCCTTCCtgaaaaaactaaagaaaaagatgaagataagaaaaaggataaaaaagaTGACAAAAGAGATGACAAAAAAGACGATAAAAGGAAGGAAGATGAAAAGAAATCCAGTAAGAAGGATGAAAAACGAGatgataaaaagagagaagaaactAAGGATAAAAAGGATGATAAAGATGCAAAATGCAAGGTGGATGACAAAGACAgagaaaaggataaaaatgATGATGAAGAAGATGATGAAGACGATGAATCAGat gATGATGATTCCGTGAAAGATGGTAGACGAGACAGAGATAAAGAtggaaagaaaaggaaaacaaaattatacacACATGATCCTtatcttttactttcttttgtgTATTTCGATCAAACACATTGCggatatatatttgataaggATATTGAAGAACTTATTTATACGCTAGGATTGAATTTATCAAGAGCTCAAGTACGGAAACTAGTACAAAAAGTTGTTACAAGAGATTCTTTACATTATCGCAAATTAACAGATAAATCAAAAGAAGACGAtttaaaagacgaaaaaaaagatgacaaGGAAGATAAAAGTGAATCAGCTAAATCAGAAAACGAAGAGGATATATTGCGTTCACTTGCTCTTG gtaataaaaaattgttacctGTATTTGTGGGTAGCGGACCGCCCTCGAAAAGAGCACGAAGAGAAGATAGTATTCTAGAAAAAAATGATGAAGAAACGATTCCGGAAGGTATCGTTATGTATAAAGGCTCGTTGTTAGATGTAGAAAAACTCGTCAGTCAGTTAAAAAGATCTGAGAAAGCACGTTTAGATACTGAAGATCGAATGATGGAATTGCAACACGAGCTAACTGTAGTCAACGACAAATCTACAAAGCAAACTAATAGTATTAAGAGTCTTTCAGAAGATTTAAAGATGTACAAAGATAAATTACGGAACTCGGaagaaaaacttaaaaaagtttct acgGATTGCCATACTTATCTAACTGCAGTAAAGAATGTATATCATATAGCGGCTAAAATGGTGCAAAATGATACGAGAAAAGTAGAGATAGTAGAAATTCAAGATGAAAAAGTTAGCGGAGAGATAAATGGTTCTGAAATGGagagtaaatttaaaactgaCACTAGGTGGGGAGATAATAAAGtccaagtaaaaaaagaacctGTCGATAtagacaaagataaaaaatctgACAATAAAACTTCTGTCAAGAGAGAAACCGAgacggaaaaggaaaaaaaataa
- the LOC139108499 gene encoding cell division cycle and apoptosis regulator protein 1 isoform X2, translated as MSNLSPFGGGKNPPWVRNAGQGIQNIQQQMLGQAMGSIGGQPMVQYQQQTQQVYQQSLGLQQPNITMASMATLGSNLPSGIAGQLYPQVATVSYPTPRALNTNAFQPSVAGVPQQVQQNVSSSSTKQRVFTGTVTKVHDNFGFVDEDVFFQTSACVKGSNPVVGDRVLVEASYNPSMPFKWNATRIQVLPMGNNSNNANTQQTNQPNRQQQQQQQQQPTRTSGTYNAVPPPAENPNNRFTTNTTNSNTASNRNKVSRVRERSPRERRNDDEEIERKRRREERIREREKKEDRSPSRTRRSKSPRPRRRTRVVPRYMVQIPKIALDLPEADVLEIRRRYQNMYIPSDFFSTNFRWVDAFPPHMPFTLNKPCSFHVMHKDVDSYNENTAVLEPSDADYLFSAKVMLISMPAMEEIYKRCCGVSEDRDPDRDYVHPTRLINFLVGLRGKNETMAIGGPWSPSLDGPNPEKDPSVLIRTAVRTCKALTGIDLSSCTQWYRFLELYYRRAETTHKSGRVVPSRVETVILFLPDVWSCVPTRLEWDGLQLNYKKQLERKLLRAASNPDDSDAANETDEAAAADQKDDSMPEKKDPTHYSELDPKSMNVNELRQELAARNLSSKGLKSQLLARLLKAVKSEQAKEEGRQDEADENEEDVSPTSKEEDDKKFRDSKDHDEDKRKLYERERTVLEKRYTLPDSSHIIVHPSRMAKSGKFDCTVMSLSVLLDYRPEDTKEHSFEVSLFAELFNEMLMRDFGFRIYRSLSSLPEKTKEKDEDKKKDKKDDKRDDKKDDKRKEDEKKSSKKDEKRDDKKREETKDKKDDKDAKCKVDDKDREKDKNDDEEDDEDDESDDDDSVKDGRRDRDKDGKKRKTKLYTHDPYLLLSFVYFDQTHCGYIFDKDIEELIYTLGLNLSRAQVRKLVQKVVTRDSLHYRKLTDKSKEDDLKDEKKDDKEDKSESAKSENEEDILRSLALGNKKLLPVFVGSGPPSKRARREDSILEKNDEETIPEGIVMYKGSLLDVEKLVSQLKRSEKARLDTEDRMMELQHELTVVNDKSTKQTNSIKSLSEDLKMYKDKLRNSEEKLKKVSTDCHTYLTAVKNVYHIAAKMVQNDTRKVEIVEIQDEKVSGEINGSEMESKFKTDTRWGDNKVQVKKEPVDIDKDKKSDNKTSVKRETETEKEKK; from the exons ATGAGCAACCTGTCGCCGTTCGGTGGCGGCAAGAACCCACCCTGGGTACGCAATGCAG GACAAGGTATACAAAATATCCAACAGCAAATGTTGGGTCAGGCTATGGGCAGTATCGGAGGACAGCCTATGGTGCAATATCAGCAGCAAACTCAACAAGTTTATCAACAAAGCCTGGGATTGCAGCAA CCTAATATCACAATGGCATCAATGGCAACTCTTGGTTCGAATCTACCGTCGGGTATAGCAGGACAATTGTACCCACAAGTTGCTACAGTTTCTTATCCAACACCACGTGCATTGAACACAAACGCTTTCCAGCCTTCTGTAGCAGGTGTTCCACAGCAGGTTCAACAAAACGTATCTTCGTCATCAACAAAACAGAGAGTTTTCACGGGTACCGTTACCAAAGTGCATGATAACTTTGGTTTTGTAGATGAAGATGTATTTTTTCAAACTag TGCATGCGTGAAGGGATCTAATCCCGTAGTAGGAGATCGCGTGCTTGTAGAAGCGTCATACAATCCTTCAATGCCGTTTAAGTGGAATGCTACTAGAATACAAGTACTGCCGATGGGTAATAATAGTAACAATGCAAACACTCAGCAAACTAATCAGCCAAATCGTcaacaacaacagcagcaacagcaacaacCAACTAGGACATCTGGCACTTACAATGCTGTTCCTCCTCCCGCAGAAAATCCTAATAACAG ATTCACAACAAATACGACAAATTCCAACACGGCTAGCAACCGTAACAAAGTCAGTAGAGTAAGAGAAAGATCTCCTCGTGAACGGAGGAATGACGACgaggaaatagaaagaaagagacgccGCGAGGAAAGAATAAGAGAACGTGAGAAAAAAGAGGATCGAAGCCCGTCGAGAACTAGAAGAAGCAAGTCACCAAGACCTCGCCGACGTACGCGTGTTGTACCGCGTTATATGGTGCAAATACCAAAAATTGCGCTCGATCT gccTGAAGCAGATGTTCTTGAGATAAGAAGACGCTATCAAAATATGTACATTCCTAGCGACTTCTTTTCCACTAATTTCAGATGGGTTGATGCCTTTCCACCTCACATGCCATTTACTCTTAATAAGCCATGTTCTTTCCACGTTATGCATAAAGATGTTGATTCATATAATGAAAATACAGCAGTACTAGAACCATCGGATGCCGATTATCTATTCTCTGCGAag gTTATGCTCATATCCATGCCTGCCATGGAAGAGATATACAAAAGATGTTGTGGCGTTTCCGAGGACAGGGATCCCGATCGTGATTACGTTCACCCTACACGCCTTATAAATTTCTTAGTAGGCTTACGGGGCAAAAACGAGACAATGGCTATAGGTGGACCATGGAGTCCCTCTTTAGACGGTCCTAATCCTGAAAAAGATCCGTCAGTGTTAATCAGGACGGCCGTGAGGACTTGTAAAGCGCTTACTGGCATAGATTTGTCCAGTTGCACTCAGTG GTACCGCTTCCTGGAGCTCTACTACAGACGCGCAGAAACGACCCACAAGTCCGGGCGAGTGGTACCCTCTCGCGTTGAAACCGTCATACTATTTCTCCCAGATGTTTGGAGCTGTGTACCTACCAGATTGGAATGGGACGGGCTGCAACTCAACTATAAGAAACAACTGGAGCGAAAGTTGCTGCGTGCTGCCTCTAATCCTGACGATTCGGATGCTGCCAATGAGACTGATGAGGCTGCCGCCGCTGATCAAAAG gaTGATTCGATGCCCGAGAAAAAGGATCCTACACATTACTCTGAACTTGATCCAAAATCAATGAAT GTGAATGAGTTACGTCAAGAACTAGCAGCTCGTAATTTAAGCTCAAAAGGCTTGAAATCACAATTGTTAGCTAGACTTTTAAAGGCTGTAAAGTCGGAGCAAGCCAAAGAGGAAGGTCGGCAAGATGAGGCGGAtgaaaacgaagaagacgttTCGCCAACGTCAAAAGAAGAAGACGATAAAAAGTTCAGAGATAGTAAAGat CACGATGAAgacaaaagaaaactttatgAACGCGAACGTACTGTCCTCGAGAAAAGGTATACTTTGCCTGATTCGTCGCACATTATTGTTCATCCATCTAGAATGGCCAAGAGTGGAAAATTTGATTGTACAGTTATGTCGTTGAGCGTATTATTAGATTACAGACCAGAAGATACCaag gAACATTCTTTTGAAGTATCCCTCTTTGCGGAATTGTTCAACGAAATGTTAATGAGAGATTTCGGTTTTCGCATTTATCGTTCGTTATCAAGCCTTCCtgaaaaaactaaagaaaaagatgaagataagaaaaaggataaaaaagaTGACAAAAGAGATGACAAAAAAGACGATAAAAGGAAGGAAGATGAAAAGAAATCCAGTAAGAAGGATGAAAAACGAGatgataaaaagagagaagaaactAAGGATAAAAAGGATGATAAAGATGCAAAATGCAAGGTGGATGACAAAGACAgagaaaaggataaaaatgATGATGAAGAAGATGATGAAGACGATGAATCAGat gATGATGATTCCGTGAAAGATGGTAGACGAGACAGAGATAAAGAtggaaagaaaaggaaaacaaaattatacacACATGATCCTtatcttttactttcttttgtgTATTTCGATCAAACACATTGCggatatatatttgataaggATATTGAAGAACTTATTTATACGCTAGGATTGAATTTATCAAGAGCTCAAGTACGGAAACTAGTACAAAAAGTTGTTACAAGAGATTCTTTACATTATCGCAAATTAACAGATAAATCAAAAGAAGACGAtttaaaagacgaaaaaaaagatgacaaGGAAGATAAAAGTGAATCAGCTAAATCAGAAAACGAAGAGGATATATTGCGTTCACTTGCTCTTG gtaataaaaaattgttacctGTATTTGTGGGTAGCGGACCGCCCTCGAAAAGAGCACGAAGAGAAGATAGTATTCTAGAAAAAAATGATGAAGAAACGATTCCGGAAGGTATCGTTATGTATAAAGGCTCGTTGTTAGATGTAGAAAAACTCGTCAGTCAGTTAAAAAGATCTGAGAAAGCACGTTTAGATACTGAAGATCGAATGATGGAATTGCAACACGAGCTAACTGTAGTCAACGACAAATCTACAAAGCAAACTAATAGTATTAAGAGTCTTTCAGAAGATTTAAAGATGTACAAAGATAAATTACGGAACTCGGaagaaaaacttaaaaaagtttct acgGATTGCCATACTTATCTAACTGCAGTAAAGAATGTATATCATATAGCGGCTAAAATGGTGCAAAATGATACGAGAAAAGTAGAGATAGTAGAAATTCAAGATGAAAAAGTTAGCGGAGAGATAAATGGTTCTGAAATGGagagtaaatttaaaactgaCACTAGGTGGGGAGATAATAAAGtccaagtaaaaaaagaacctGTCGATAtagacaaagataaaaaatctgACAATAAAACTTCTGTCAAGAGAGAAACCGAgacggaaaaggaaaaaaaataa
- the Mrna-cap gene encoding mRNA-capping enzyme, which produces MSSDNKGRGVPPRWLDCPRKAMKLIQGKFLAFKTPLSSAYDSEVPEECRFNVDMFFANLKSQKLKMGLWIDLTNTSRFYDKESINDYDCKYVKLQCRGHGETPSEEQTRTFVQLCKNFIAHNPLDIIGVHCTHGFNRTGFLIISYLVEIDNTSVDAGIAEFATARPPGIYKGDYIKELYKRYDDIADAPPPPARPAWCLEYDEANVIDTDEGPSTEDDSCQDEKGKRKRGREVFNKNPAFMAGVPGVTPILDKKKLLGIQRRVQEICGWEGSGFPGSQPVSMDCDNIMLLHTKPYRVSWKADGTRYMMLTQGDGEVYFIDRDNSVYEVKSLKFPHLRENRCLRDTLMDGEMVIDKDRGKNIPRYLVYDVIIYDGQDVSKLSFHPDRYSIIENKIIAGRLKAMKEGRLIKEREPFSVRVKYFWDVTQSKNLLGEKFAKQLSHEPDGLIFQPSKEKYCTGTSPEVLKWKPLSLNSVDFKLKIVTESGLGIVPRKIGHLYVGGLKTPYGTIKFTKQIRDLDNAIIECKFEKGQWIFMRQRIDKLFPNSITTAESVCKSINKPVTKERLLDYIEKYRFTQDDTDLMPPPNKKPR; this is translated from the exons atgtcaaGCGACAACAAAGGTCGCGGGGTACCCCCTCGCTGGCTTGATTGTCCGCGCAAGGCGATGAAACTGATCCAAGGCAAGTTCCTGGCCTTCAAGACGCCTCTGTCCTCGGCCTACGACAGCGAGGTACCCGAGGAATGCCGGTTCAACGTGGATATGTTCTTCGCGAATCTGAAAAGTCAAAAGCTGAAAATGGGCCTGTGGATAGATCTGACCAATACATCGAGGTTTTACGACAAGGAAAGTATAAATGATTACGATTGTAAATATGTGAAGCTGCAGTGCCGTGGCCACGGTGAGACCCCGTCCGAAGAGCAAACTCGCACTTTCGTGCagctttgtaaaaattttattgctcaTAACCCACTGGATATCATTGGTGTCCATTGTACACACGGTTTCAACAGAACTGGATTTCTCATAATCAGTTATTTAGTGGAGATAGACAACACCAGTGTTGATGCCGGTATAGCAGAGTTTGCCACCGCAAGGCCTCCTGGAATTTACAAAGGCGATTATATAAAAGAGCTATATAAGCGATACGACGATATCGCGGATGCGCCGCCTCCACCTGCAAGGCCGGCTTGGTGCCTGGAATATGACGAGGCCAATGTTATAGATACAGATGAGGGACCAAGTACAGAGGATGATAGTTGTCAGGATGAGAAaggcaaaagaaagagaggacgcgaggtttttaataaaaatccagcGTTTATGGCTGGCGTACCTGGTGTTACTCCTATCTTAGACAAAAAGAAGCTTCTCGGAATCCAAAGACGAGTCCAAGAGATCTGTGGATGGGAGGGGTCCGGATTCCCTGGTTCGCAACCTGTATCTATGGATTGTGACAATATAATGCTGTTACACACAAAGCCATATAGAGTGTCTTGGAAAGCTGATGGCACAAG aTATATGATGTTAACACAAGGTGATGGAGAAGTCTATTTTATAGACAGGGATAATAGTGTTTATgaagtaaaaagtttaaagtttCCACATTTACGAGAAAACCGATGTTTAAGAGACACTCTGATGGATGGC gaAATGGTAATCGACAAAGATAGGGGCAAGAATATTCCTAGATATTTGGTGTATGACGTTATTATATATGATGGTCAGGATGTAAGTAAATTATCGTTCCATCCTGATCGTTATtccattattgaaaataaaataatcgctgGTAGGCTAAAGGCCATGAAGGAAGGacgattaataaaagaacGCGAACCGTTTTCTGTtcgagtaaaatatttttgggaCGTAAcgcaaagtaaaaatttattaggcGAGAAATTCGCTAAACAGCTTTCTCACGAACCAGATGGTTTAATATTCCAACCCTCTAAAGAGAAATACTGCACGGGAACATCCCCGGAAGTTTTAAAATGGAAACCATTGTCGTTAAACTCTGTAGATTTTAAACTGAAGATTGTCACAGAGTCGGGTTTGGGAATTGTGCCGCGAAAGATTGGGCATCTCTATGTAGGTGGACTGAAGACGCCATACGGCACGATAAAATTTACGAAGCAAATAAGAGATTTGGACAACGCTATTATCGAGTGTAAATTCGAAAAGGGACAATGGATCTTCATGCGACAGCGGATAGACAAGTTGTTTCCTAATTCTATCACAACCGCCGAATCCGTATGCAAAAGCATTAATAAGCCGGTTACGAAGGAACGACTTTTGGATTATATCGAGAAATACAGATTTACACAGGACGACACGGATCTTATGCCACCACCAAACAAAAAACCAAGATAA